A single window of Oenanthe melanoleuca isolate GR-GAL-2019-014 unplaced genomic scaffold, OMel1.0 S001, whole genome shotgun sequence DNA harbors:
- the LOC130266160 gene encoding olfactory receptor 14J1-like: protein MSNSSSISHFLLLPLADTQQLQLLHFCLFLGISLAALLGNGLIISAVACGHHLHTPMFFFLLNLALIDLGCICTTVPKAMHNSLWDTRTISYSGCVAQLLTFVFFISAEYCLLTVMCYDRYVSICKPLHYGTLLGSRACAHMAAAAWASGFLTALLHTANTFSLPLCHSNALGQFFCEIPHILRLSCTHSYFRKFGISLFTSFLALGCFVFIVFSYVQIFRAVLRIPSEQGRHKAFSTCLPHLAVVSLFLSTAIFAHLKPPSISSPSLDLSLSVLYSVVPPALNPLIYSLRNQELKGALRK from the coding sequence atgtccaacagcagctccatcagccacttcctcctgctgccattggcagacacacagcagctgcagctcctgcacttctgcctcttcctgggcatctccctggctgccctcctgggcaacggcctcatcatcagtgccgtagcctgcggccaccacctgcacacccccatgttcttcttcctgctcaacctggccctcattgacctgggctgcatctgcaccactgtccccaaagccatgcacaattccctctgggacaccaggaccatctcctactcaggatgtgTTGCACAACTATTGACTTTTGTCTTCTTTATCTCAGCAGAATATTGCCTCCTGACCGtgatgtgctacgaccgctacgtgtccatctgcaaacccctgcactacgggaccctcctgggcagcagagcttgtgcccacatggcagcagctgcctgggccagtggctttctcactgctctgctgcacacagctaatacattttccctgcccctgtgccatagcaatgccctgggccagttcttctgtgaaatcccacacatcCTCAGGCTCTCCTGCACACACTCCTACttcaggaaatttgggatttctttgtTCACTTCCTTCTTAGCACTTGGCTGTTTTGTATTCATAGTTTTCTCttatgtgcagatcttcagggccgtgctgaggatcccctctgagcagggacggcacaaagctttttccacctgcctccctcacctggctgtggtctccctgttcctcagcactgcaATATTTGCTCacctgaagcccccctccatctcgtccccatccctggatctgtccctgtcagttctgtactcagtggtgcctccagccctgaatcccctcatctacagcctgaggaaccaggagctcaaaggAGCTCTGAGAAAATAG